From Streptomyces sp. NBC_00690, a single genomic window includes:
- a CDS encoding roadblock/LC7 domain-containing protein — protein sequence MASDAPNGHTSDLDWLLSGLVQRVPYTRNAVLLSSDGLVKSVHGLEPDSADHMAALASGLYSLGRSAGTRFGDGGEVRQVVVELDSTLLFVSTAGSGTCLAVLAGREADAAVLGYEMAMLVKSVRPYLTTPARQSTGAPGIAGQ from the coding sequence ATGGCGAGCGATGCGCCGAACGGTCATACCTCGGACCTCGACTGGCTGCTCAGCGGTCTGGTCCAGCGTGTGCCGTACACCCGCAATGCAGTACTGCTCTCCTCCGACGGCCTGGTGAAGTCCGTGCATGGCCTGGAACCCGACAGCGCCGACCACATGGCGGCCCTTGCCTCCGGTCTCTACTCCCTGGGACGGAGCGCCGGCACGCGCTTCGGCGACGGGGGAGAGGTTCGCCAAGTAGTGGTGGAACTCGACTCGACCCTGCTCTTCGTCTCCACCGCGGGGTCGGGCACCTGCCTGGCCGTACTCGCCGGTCGAGAGGCCGACGCCGCCGTACTCGGCTACGAAATGGCGATGCTCGTGAAAAGCGTGCGACCGTACCTCACCACTCCGGCCAGACAGTCGACCGGGGCGCCTGGCATCGCGGGGCAGTGA
- a CDS encoding DUF742 domain-containing protein, with product MPAPKDGPLLDDAAGRLIRPYTVSGGRTRPTAPLDLLSLVMSTGTVPKGNLGPEHALALGLCDGPTSVAEIAAHLRLPAVVTKVLLSDLVDCGAVTTRAPRCLDTPTDRSLLEAVLDGLRRRL from the coding sequence GTGCCGGCGCCCAAGGACGGCCCCCTACTCGACGACGCCGCCGGCCGACTCATCCGCCCCTACACGGTCAGCGGTGGCCGCACCCGCCCCACGGCCCCGCTGGACCTGCTCTCCTTGGTCATGTCCACCGGGACCGTACCCAAGGGCAACCTCGGACCGGAGCACGCGCTCGCGCTCGGGCTCTGCGACGGTCCGACATCCGTCGCCGAGATCGCGGCGCACCTGAGGCTTCCCGCAGTCGTCACCAAGGTGCTGCTCTCCGATCTCGTGGACTGCGGGGCGGTCACCACACGAGCGCCCCGCTGCCTGGACACACCGACCGACCGTTCATTGCTGGAGGCAGTGCTCGATGGCCTACGACGACGGCTCTGA
- a CDS encoding GTP-binding protein: protein MAYDDGSEVDSSWKYGPRTEGPSAGDSTSQGPLSLALPAGRRESDDLDPSERTAADPLFPTALKILVAGGFGVGKTTFVGSVSEIDPLSTEELLTQVSAATDPLEGVESKTTTTVAMDFGRITLDERHVLYLFGTPGQERFWFMWDELSEGALGAVILADTRRLQDSFSAVDFFEGRGIGFVVAVNEFDGAYRYDAEEVRSAIDLKPQVPVVMCDARIASSGIGTLVTLVQHLLTTPVPAPAPSHGAPT, encoded by the coding sequence ATGGCCTACGACGACGGCTCTGAAGTCGACAGCTCATGGAAGTACGGCCCTCGGACCGAAGGTCCGTCGGCCGGAGACTCCACGAGCCAAGGACCGCTCTCCCTCGCCCTTCCGGCCGGGCGCCGCGAGAGCGACGATCTCGACCCATCGGAGCGCACCGCGGCCGATCCGCTCTTCCCAACCGCCCTCAAGATCCTGGTCGCGGGTGGCTTCGGAGTCGGCAAGACCACCTTCGTGGGGTCGGTGAGCGAGATCGACCCGCTCAGTACCGAGGAACTGCTGACGCAGGTCAGCGCCGCCACGGATCCCCTCGAAGGCGTCGAGTCCAAGACGACCACCACCGTCGCCATGGACTTCGGCCGCATCACACTCGACGAACGCCATGTGCTCTACCTCTTCGGCACGCCGGGCCAGGAACGCTTCTGGTTCATGTGGGACGAACTGTCCGAAGGAGCGCTCGGCGCGGTCATCCTCGCCGACACCCGCAGGCTCCAAGACTCCTTCTCCGCAGTGGACTTCTTCGAAGGGCGGGGAATCGGATTCGTCGTCGCCGTCAACGAGTTCGACGGGGCCTACCGGTACGACGCGGAGGAAGTCAGATCCGCCATCGACCTCAAGCCCCAGGTACCGGTCGTGATGTGTGACGCACGGATCGCCAGCTCCGGCATCGGCACCCTGGTCACCCTCGTCCAACACCTCCTCACCACCCCGGTCCCCGCCCCCGCGCCGAGCCATGGAGCACCGACATGA
- a CDS encoding GAF domain-containing protein, producing MTYDPTGHLLLTPIDREAPMRVKRLSQLGFGDRPDPAFDEFAHHLARVTGAPYSMVNFIDEHRQFFAGLHTPTGDHDNHALSAAVTAVGGEVSRFMDRDHGYCPHVVVRRKALVLEDVCDYPRFAGNPVVDEIGIRSYLGAPLIDRTGIALGTICVVDTEPRPWGRAGLETIKSLAAELIEQIHRREDGGI from the coding sequence ATGACGTACGACCCCACAGGCCATCTGCTGCTGACTCCCATCGACAGGGAAGCGCCCATGCGGGTCAAGCGGCTGAGCCAACTCGGCTTCGGGGACCGCCCCGACCCCGCCTTCGACGAGTTCGCCCACCATCTGGCCAGGGTGACCGGGGCGCCGTACTCCATGGTCAACTTCATCGACGAGCACCGACAGTTCTTCGCCGGCCTCCACACCCCGACCGGTGACCACGACAACCACGCCCTCAGCGCGGCGGTGACCGCGGTGGGCGGGGAGGTCAGCCGCTTCATGGACCGCGACCACGGGTACTGCCCGCACGTCGTCGTCCGAAGGAAGGCATTGGTCCTGGAAGACGTGTGCGACTACCCCCGATTCGCAGGGAACCCCGTGGTCGACGAGATCGGCATCCGCTCCTACCTCGGAGCCCCGCTCATCGACCGCACCGGAATCGCCCTCGGAACCATCTGCGTCGTCGACACCGAGCCCCGACCGTGGGGCAGGGCGGGACTGGAGACCATCAAGTCCCTCGCCGCGGAGCTGATCGAACAGATTCATCGCCGCGAAGACGGCGGCATCTAG